A window from Salmo trutta chromosome 29, fSalTru1.1, whole genome shotgun sequence encodes these proteins:
- the LOC115166802 gene encoding coronin-2B isoform X2 has product MSWRPTYRSSKFRNVYGKVANREHCFDGIPITKNVHDNHFCAVNAKFLAIVTESAGGGSFIVIPVSQAGRIDPHHPKVCGHQGNVLDIKWNPFFENIIASCSEDSSVRVWEIPEGGLRRNMTEAMMELYGHSRRVGLIEWHPTSSGILFSAGYDYKILIWNLEIGEPVKMIDCHSDVIVCMSFNTDGSLLATSCKDKKLRVIEPRSGRVLQHASCKNHRVNRVVFLGNMKRLLTTGVSRWNTRQIALWDQEDLSMPMVEEEIDGLSGLLFPFYDADTHMLYLAGKGDGNIRYYEITTEKPYLQYLMEFRSPAPQKGLGVMPKHGLDVTACEVFRFYKLVTLKGLIEPISMIVPRRSETYQEDIYPMTAGTEPALSANDWLSGINRDPVLMSLKKGYQKPNQLVFKAPVKEKKGVVVNGIDLLENVPPRTENELLRMFFRQQEELRKLKEELNTKDVKIRQLELELNNLRNVSPVGNNV; this is encoded by the exons ATGTCATGGCGTCCGACATACCGAAGCTCCAAGTTTCGAAACGTCTACGGCAAAGTGGCCAACCGAGAGCACTGCTTTGACGGCATTCCCATCACCAAGAACGTCCATGACAACCACTTCTGTGCCGTCAATGCCAAGTTCCTGGCCATCGTCACGGAGAGTGCCGGTGGAGGGTCCTTTATCGTTATCCCTGTCTCCCAG GCCGGCCGCATCGACCCCCACCACCCCAAAGTGTGTGGCCACCAAGGCAATGTCCTGGACATCAAATGGAATCCCTTCTTTGAAAACATCATAGCTTCCTGCTCTGAAGATTCCTCT GTACGAGTATGGGAGATCCCAGAGGGAGGGCTGAGGCGAAATATGACAGAGGCCATGATGGAGCTGTATGGACACAGCAGGCGTGTGGGCCTCATCGAGTGGCACCCCACCAGCAGTGGAATCCTCTTCAGCGCTGGCTATGACTATAAG ATCCTGATCTGGAACCTGGAGATAGGTGAGCCGGTGAAGATGATCGACTGTCACTCTGACGTCATCGTGTGTATGTCCTTCAACACAGACGGCAGCCTGCTGGCCACCAGCTGTAAGGACAAGAAGCTGCGTGTCATCGAGCCCCGCTCTGGGAGAGTCTTACAG CACGCCAGCTGTAAGAACCACAGGGTGAACAGAGTGGTGTTCCTGGGCAACATGAAGCGGCTGCTGACAACAGGTGTGTCCCGGTGGAACACCAGACAGATTGCACTGTGGGATCAG GAGGACCTGTCTATGCCCATGGTAGAAGAGGAGATAGACGGTCTCTCAGGGCTGCTGTTTCCTTTCTatgatgcagacacacacatgctgtaCCTGGCAGGAAAG GGCGATGGCAACATCCGTTACTATGAGATCACCACAGAGAAGCCCTACCTGCAGTATCTCATGGAGTTCCGCTCCCCTGCCCCACAGAAAGGCCTTG GTGTGATGCCTAAACATGGGCTGGACGTAACGGCCTGCGAGGTGTTTCGCTTCTACAAGCTGGTGACGCTGAAGGGGCTGATCGAGCCCATCTCCATGATAGTACCAAGGAGG TCAGAGACGTACCAGGAGGACATCTATCCAATGACGGCAGGGACCGAGCCTGCCCTCTCAGCCAATGACTGGTTGAGTGGTATCAACCGAG ACCCAGTGTTAATGTCCCTGAAGAAGGGCTACCAGAAGCCCAACCAGCTGGTGTTCAAGGCACCGGTGAAGGAAAAGAAAGGTGTGGTGGTCAACGGCATTGACCTGCTGGAAAACGTGCCACCCAGGACAGAGAACGAG ctACTGAGGATGTTCTTCAGGCAGCAGGAGGAGCTGAGAAAGCTGAAGGAGGAGCTGAACACCAAGGACGTTAAAATACGCCAGCTGGAGCTGGAACTCAACAACCTGAGGAACGTCAGCCCCGTTGGAAACAATGTCTGA
- the LOC115166802 gene encoding coronin-2B isoform X1, protein MTVTKMSWRPTYRSSKFRNVYGKVANREHCFDGIPITKNVHDNHFCAVNAKFLAIVTESAGGGSFIVIPVSQAGRIDPHHPKVCGHQGNVLDIKWNPFFENIIASCSEDSSVRVWEIPEGGLRRNMTEAMMELYGHSRRVGLIEWHPTSSGILFSAGYDYKILIWNLEIGEPVKMIDCHSDVIVCMSFNTDGSLLATSCKDKKLRVIEPRSGRVLQHASCKNHRVNRVVFLGNMKRLLTTGVSRWNTRQIALWDQEDLSMPMVEEEIDGLSGLLFPFYDADTHMLYLAGKGDGNIRYYEITTEKPYLQYLMEFRSPAPQKGLGVMPKHGLDVTACEVFRFYKLVTLKGLIEPISMIVPRRSETYQEDIYPMTAGTEPALSANDWLSGINRDPVLMSLKKGYQKPNQLVFKAPVKEKKGVVVNGIDLLENVPPRTENELLRMFFRQQEELRKLKEELNTKDVKIRQLELELNNLRNVSPVGNNV, encoded by the exons ATGTCATGGCGTCCGACATACCGAAGCTCCAAGTTTCGAAACGTCTACGGCAAAGTGGCCAACCGAGAGCACTGCTTTGACGGCATTCCCATCACCAAGAACGTCCATGACAACCACTTCTGTGCCGTCAATGCCAAGTTCCTGGCCATCGTCACGGAGAGTGCCGGTGGAGGGTCCTTTATCGTTATCCCTGTCTCCCAG GCCGGCCGCATCGACCCCCACCACCCCAAAGTGTGTGGCCACCAAGGCAATGTCCTGGACATCAAATGGAATCCCTTCTTTGAAAACATCATAGCTTCCTGCTCTGAAGATTCCTCT GTACGAGTATGGGAGATCCCAGAGGGAGGGCTGAGGCGAAATATGACAGAGGCCATGATGGAGCTGTATGGACACAGCAGGCGTGTGGGCCTCATCGAGTGGCACCCCACCAGCAGTGGAATCCTCTTCAGCGCTGGCTATGACTATAAG ATCCTGATCTGGAACCTGGAGATAGGTGAGCCGGTGAAGATGATCGACTGTCACTCTGACGTCATCGTGTGTATGTCCTTCAACACAGACGGCAGCCTGCTGGCCACCAGCTGTAAGGACAAGAAGCTGCGTGTCATCGAGCCCCGCTCTGGGAGAGTCTTACAG CACGCCAGCTGTAAGAACCACAGGGTGAACAGAGTGGTGTTCCTGGGCAACATGAAGCGGCTGCTGACAACAGGTGTGTCCCGGTGGAACACCAGACAGATTGCACTGTGGGATCAG GAGGACCTGTCTATGCCCATGGTAGAAGAGGAGATAGACGGTCTCTCAGGGCTGCTGTTTCCTTTCTatgatgcagacacacacatgctgtaCCTGGCAGGAAAG GGCGATGGCAACATCCGTTACTATGAGATCACCACAGAGAAGCCCTACCTGCAGTATCTCATGGAGTTCCGCTCCCCTGCCCCACAGAAAGGCCTTG GTGTGATGCCTAAACATGGGCTGGACGTAACGGCCTGCGAGGTGTTTCGCTTCTACAAGCTGGTGACGCTGAAGGGGCTGATCGAGCCCATCTCCATGATAGTACCAAGGAGG TCAGAGACGTACCAGGAGGACATCTATCCAATGACGGCAGGGACCGAGCCTGCCCTCTCAGCCAATGACTGGTTGAGTGGTATCAACCGAG ACCCAGTGTTAATGTCCCTGAAGAAGGGCTACCAGAAGCCCAACCAGCTGGTGTTCAAGGCACCGGTGAAGGAAAAGAAAGGTGTGGTGGTCAACGGCATTGACCTGCTGGAAAACGTGCCACCCAGGACAGAGAACGAG ctACTGAGGATGTTCTTCAGGCAGCAGGAGGAGCTGAGAAAGCTGAAGGAGGAGCTGAACACCAAGGACGTTAAAATACGCCAGCTGGAGCTGGAACTCAACAACCTGAGGAACGTCAGCCCCGTTGGAAACAATGTCTGA